The sequence TGCAAAAAAAAGAGCAAGAAGGAAGCAGAGTATCCTTAATAAATAAATTTTTGTATCACTTGTATAAATTCTATCTTTTAAATTCGGATGATTTTCTTTAAAAGAATTAGCTTTTCCGTTGATATATAATTTTACAGTGAAGGCGACGATCCAAATAAATATACAAAGAAGAGAAAGTATGGCGATTGAATTTAAGTTTGTCATAATTTTTCTGTGAGCGGATAAAACATTAAAAGACCAACAATACCCAGTAAACTAAAGAAAAAAGACAAGACAGCAGGAAAGTTCGTTTCCTGTATTTCCATTGGTTTTGAGGGGAGCTCTACTTTTTCCAGGCCATTAATTTCGTTAAGGACTTCTTGTAATACTTCGGGAGATTCTGCTCGAAAGAATCTCCCGCTTGTACTTTGTGAGATATTTTCCAATGATTCATAATTTACTTCGTACTGGCCTTGTTCTTTCCCTATTCCTATACAATAAACTTTTATCCCAAAAGCTTTGGCAGCTTGGGAAGCAGTTTCAGGATCGAGTTTTCCGGTATTTGAGACTCCATCTGTGAGAAGGATAATGATTTTTGATTTTGCTTCTGAGTCTTTGAGCCTGTATGTTGATAATACTAAAGCGTCTCCAACCGCAGTGCCCTGCTCGGATATGTCTTCGTCCGAAGCTTCTGTTATTAGTTCGTCTAGCGCGTATCTGTCGTTTGATAACGGGGATTGAAGATATGCTGCACCCGCGAAGAGTACAATACCAATGCGGTCATAAACTCTTTTTTTGATAAAGTCCCTTAGTAGTTCTTTTGATACAGTGAGCCTATTTTTTGGTAAAAAATCGTAGGAATTTACCATCGAACCAGAAATGTCTAAGGCAATCATTATGTCAATGCCATTGGTTATATCTGGAGTTAGGTGGTATTTTTTTCCTGGGCCGGCAGCGGAAATGATAAGGAATATTGCTGCCAAATAGATGATAAATTCTGATAATTTTAAGAGTAGAATCTTGAATCTTAAAAAGATGCCCTTTCCTTTTGATTGGAATCTATCCGATTGAATGAGTAATACTGATCCAAATGGCTTTTTTTTCCATTGATATAGTGCAAGTAAGAGAAAAGGGATGATCAGTAGTAAAAGATATGGTCTTTGAAATTGGTCCATACTCATAACTCAAAGTCCTGTTTAATTTTTTCCCAAATAGCTGCTGCTTTTTCTTTGCTAATTTCCGTTAGGTTGTCGTCATACTTTGTGTTTCTAAAGTATATTCGCAATTCCCTGAGAATGGAGTCT comes from Leptospira bandrabouensis and encodes:
- the batA gene encoding VWA domain-containing protein BatA, whose product is MDQFQRPYLLLLIIPFLLLALYQWKKKPFGSVLLIQSDRFQSKGKGIFLRFKILLLKLSEFIIYLAAIFLIISAAGPGKKYHLTPDITNGIDIMIALDISGSMVNSYDFLPKNRLTVSKELLRDFIKKRVYDRIGIVLFAGAAYLQSPLSNDRYALDELITEASDEDISEQGTAVGDALVLSTYRLKDSEAKSKIIILLTDGVSNTGKLDPETASQAAKAFGIKVYCIGIGKEQGQYEVNYESLENISQSTSGRFFRAESPEVLQEVLNEINGLEKVELPSKPMEIQETNFPAVLSFFFSLLGIVGLLMFYPLTEKL